In the genome of Paenibacillus pabuli, the window ACGAATCCCCATGATGGGAAATGCAGACTGCCTGTGCTGTTGCTCAGGTTGAACACCGGAACTGCCTCATCATCCAGTTTGCCTGCAATGAAGCGTTCCACAAATTTCTCGACCGACTCGTCCTGTCCATATTTGATCACCAGGAAGTCCTCCATCGAGCGGGTAATCAGATCTCCGAACTTCTCAGTCAAGAAATCAGAGATGGAGCTGACGATATCGATCTCATTTTCTTTCACCCACTGGCTGGAGTTCTCCAACAATTCACGCGAGAAGTCGCGGATCAGATCATCCGTATCGCGCTTGTCCAGCAGTCCGTCCACCACACTGACGATATCCGGCACACTTACAACGTTCCAGTAATACGTTTTGTTGCCTTTGTGATCGGACTGTTCTTCGCCACGTGTCAGGATATCCCCGTTTTTGGAGAAAATCGAGCTGAGTGCGTTCAGCGTTTCGGTAAATACGTTATAAATGCGGCTGTTCTCCTGGTTCAGCAATTCGTACAGGTCCTCGTAGAACTCGATCATCTGATCATTGCGTTCCACATCGGCATGCAGCCAGTACTCATGAATTTTTGCTTCAATATAAGCATTCTTCTTCTTCTCTTTGGAGACAAAAGCACTCTTCGCATCGCCCAGCTTCTCTTCGGACTGCTCCTGAGCAGCCTCAATATCACGCGGAATGCGGAAGGCATTCTCACGCAGCGTTTCAATGTACGACTGAATCATCTTCAGCACACAGAAGCCTTTTTCCGTGTAGATCAGACGGGAGACATAGAACGGACCCTGTTCAGGATGCAAAAACATGCGCCGGATCTGTTCGGTGAACTGACCCGCAATTTCTCCCGGCAATTGCTTCTTCGCCTTGATATATTCTTCACGGGCACGAGCCAGGAAGTTCTGCTCCAGTTCGGTGTCCATGTTCACGACCTGTGATTTCACCACATTGCCATAGGACAGACGCTCACTGTTCTGGTAACCTGGCAGCGGCTCCGGCACACGGGCTTCAAACGACTTGACCACACTTTCGAGATCGATGCCCAGCTTGCGGGCAAACTTCTCGGTATCCTCCTGGTTCGGCGCTTTGGAGAACATGGTGCTCATTTTGTCGAACATGCGGTAAGCCAGATAGGTTGTCATTTCTTCAATCGGCAGTACCGCTGAGGATGCACCGATAATGTTGTAATCATAGTTGGCCGGATAGGCTTTGTTCATCTGTGCAATGTTTGTTCGAATGTTGCTGATATAGTCGTGGATGGCAAATTCCTCGCCAGATTGCTTTTCCTCACTCGCCATAAAGTTCGTAATGTTCTCGGCGGTGACGTTCATGCAGTAATCATAGGCGTTCTCCAGCAGTTTGCCTTCCGTATTGGTTGCGGAAATCAGGTGACACAGGTTGAACGGCGGCAGCGGTGAATTTACAGTCAGAATATTGCCGTATTTCTGGGAGAAACGCTCACCCCGGCTGTCCACGTTCATCCAGTAATCTAGTTCCTTGAGCGCAGCGTATCCATTCTTACGGATATATTCGCGAGTATGTTCACTCAAGCTTTTGTTGGACAGGTTCACGTCTGGGGTGAACAGATATCCCAGCGTGTTCACGCGGTCAATCCCGGCCGAGCCGTGATCGCGTTCGATAATCCCGCGCACGATATAGGAGATATCGAGGAAGCATCCACTTCCCGTACCGCCGGAAAGACCGGTCAGCAGGAACACCATCAGTTTTTTGTTCGTGCCTACAGATAATGTTTTGATCTTTTTGTCGATCGCCTGCACGACCTGGTTAATCTTGGTGAACAGCAGTAGACGTCCAGCCTGACGCACCCCTGCTGCGCCGTTCATGCCATCGGTAATGCTCAGCTCCGGAGACAGCCAGTCCGTAATATACGGTTCCAATACGCTGCGGTTCTGAAGCAATCCACCAATTTCGGCATTGGACAGCAATACGAATTCATTAATTGGATCGAGTCCGATGCCTTTATACTTTTTGGCGCGATCCTGTTCGTTCGTTTCAAAAGCAAGGAACTCCACGTTGGACGGTTTGTCCATTTTTTTCTTGGATATCGGGTCCTGTGGCAGTTTGAAACGTCGGTTAATCTGGTATTTCAGGCGCAGCAGCGCATCAATACCTGTTCCTCCAAGACCGATAATCAGAATCGGGTTATCAATCGTATCGACTCTGATTTTCTCGCTGACAATCCCTCCGCCAAGCGATACATCCAGTTGCTGAATATGTTCTCTAACAATCGGTTTCATTCCAAGTCCTCCCTTTAGTTAGACCAGTTGGGCTACAAACTCATTACACTTGCCACTCCGATGACAGAGTAACCTTCCGATCGCTGTTATCCTCAGATTTTTTTGATTCCCTTTTCTAAAGGGGAAAATCTGAGGATAGCGTATGCTTCCGATGTAGCTTTCTTTCAGAAAGCTTTTAGGCGAACACTTCGCTTCTTCAGGTTTTCTCTGTCCTCTCCGTTCTCGTGTAAACAATTATATCCAACTTAAATTTGCATTCCTTTTAAACCAAATAATCAACTTACACCAAGTACTCGATCAAAATCGTTTTGTCCGCCTGTTGCAGCGGGATGCTCAGTCGGTCACCGTTCTTCAGTTCAACGCCTGAGCTTGCATCAACGGCACGACCGGATTTCTCCAACGTTCCGCCAGCGGTGTTACGGATTATAATTCGATCCCCATTGCTGGGTGTAAATACGTATTTCTCGGTTTCCTTCAATTCAGGGTCCAGCTGCAACAGCTGGTGCAGATGGAATCTGCCCCGGAAGGAAGCCAGTTTTTTATATTGCGGGTACGACTTGTCCCCGGTGTTCTCATCACGAATTTCGACAACCATCTGTCCGACAAATCCACGGTTTTTGCGTTTCAGCCAGCCCAGCAGGAACCAGATACCCACAGCTACAACGATTAAGGCGATCACGCCCAAAATAACAGGCATCCATGGAAACGGCTTGTCCTGCTCGCCCGCAGGAGTCGTTGGCTGAGTCCCGCTACCGGCGGCTCCGCCCGCATTGATTGTAATTGGAGCACTTTCCCGGTAGAAGCTGTCTTCTTCTGCACGAATCACAAGCTCGTAATTGTGGTTGTCCGGCACTTCAAACGTTCCGGCGAACCCGGTGCCCGTGTTGTTGAGCGGCTGCTGCTCGCTTTTGCCTGTATCCAGATCGTTGACCACCAATGTCGCCTTCATATCGGCATACAGGTCATTATCCTGAAGCGGCTGTCCCCCATTCTCCAGCTTGGCGGCCAGATCAATTTTGTCACCCTTCGTATAGGACTTGGTCTTAATCGGGTCCACGACGAGTTGGAGATCGTAGTTGAACAACAGGTTGATATCAATGCTGTCTTTCGGAGCCCCTTTTACCCGAAGTTTCCAGTCGCCTTCCTGAGGCTTGAGCAGCTTCACCAAGGAGTAACTTTTGGAGGTCGAGAGCTTGGCTGCATCCGAGTTCAGATCTACGGCCTTGCCCGAAGGATCGGTCAATTCAATCTGGACTTGTTTCGAAGACATAATCGAAATGTTGGCTTCAAGTACACTGTCGTTCGGTACGTTCACGGTAACTTCCTGATAACTGCCGTTTCCTGTAATAGAGGGCAGCTTCACCACATTCAGTTTGGCGTGATCGGCAAAAATCTCACTCAGAATCTGCGGCAGATCATCAGGCGTATCCGTAATGAAGGACTTGCCTCCAGTCTGCTTGGCCAAATCTGCAAGTGCGTCCTTGTTCAGTTTGCCGTCTGCGTTCAATCCAATCGTATAGACGGGAATCCCCTGATCCTGTGCTTCCTTAACGGCCTTGGCCAGATCCGCATCGGACTGTGCCTGGGTACGGCCCTTGGTTTTGTTAAAATCGTTGTTACCGTCAGCCAGCAGTACGATCATTGGTGAGTGAGATGCATCAGCCCCATGGTTCAGCACATTCACCGCTTCAGCCACCCCGACAGAGATATCGGTATATGGCCCTCGGCCGAGCTGATCAATAAAGTCTTTCAGGCTGCTCTTGTCCGCATCGGACTGAATCTCCAGCAATGCTTTTTCCCGCTCCACCTGATCGGTATAAGCAACAATCCCTACCTTGTCCCCCTGGACCGGCAGCATATCAATAAACATTTTCATGGCTTCATTGCTGATCTTGTCACGGTCACTTGTATTCATGGAATTACTTACATCGGCTACAAGTACCGCATCGATTCCGCTTGTCTGTGCCTGAGCCGCTGCAGCATGTGGCAGCAACGTCTGAGGTAGCAGCAGCGTTAGAAATGCCAGCAGAACCAGAGTTCCGCTGAGCCAGCGTATTTTGCGTGTCCGCAGCATTGGGTGTACTCCTTCACGTTTGAGATTAAAATGGGAATAGTTTATTATAGGCGTCAAGCCTTAAGGAAATCTTAACAGTCTACTAATAAATTCTGAAAAGCACCCCTATCTTCAGTTACAGTTTTGTAATGACTGACAAAAACCGACGAAAACACGTCATAATCTGGCATGAAAGTTCCAACTATGGAAATATGATATAGTTATTGCCAGCAAACTGCAATATAACAACGCTTGATTATCAAGCTCTCGAAAGGAACGGATTATGGTTACATACGGATGCCTCGCCATATTGTTTCTTTTTGTCATGATAAAGGTAATTTCGTTCCTGCTTCATCGGCGCAAACCCGTTTCCCGGGAAGATGCGGATCGAACCCTCTACACTATTCTGAATGGCGAGCGTGATTAAGCATGAGCACGAAACAAGTTGTATCCATCAGACCTTTTATAAGAACAACGCATGCGTTTCAAAAGTTGCGTGTCTGCAAGCGTTGCGGCCAGTATACCTGCCTGTGGGAAGATCACTGCACCGCCTGTGGGCGCGGCACCCTTGCCACAGTGGAAGAACGCGCCGCTTCCCGCGTGAAACGCCGGATTGCACGCGACCTGTTCATCACCGTAATCCTTGGTGCGGCGGCCACTTACTTTGGTGAAAGCATCGACCAAACGATGGCAGCGGCCAGCGTCTCCCTGCTGCTTTTGGCTGGATTGATCTTCATGCAGAAGCGATCCTTCCAGGTTGAACAGCAGCGCGAACTTAAACGCATGCTGCGTCAGGATGAGGAAGCGATACGCCAAGGCATTAACCGGAATTGGGCCCTTGTCGCAGAAGCGCGCAAGCAGGATGAAGCACTTGCCTACGAGATGCTCAGGGAGATCGGCTCACTTGTCTACAACGACCGGATTCGTCTACAGCAGGTTGCGCTGCTGCAATCCTTTGTGCTGCGCAGCGACATGGACCTGCAGCTCAAACCTCTGCTGCTGCGCAGTTTTGAGCGTCTGCTCGCCGAGTATATCGGGGAAATTGCACGGCTGAAGCCGGAATTGATCCGTGAGGATGCGATTCGGTATGTGGCCACGTATGAAGTGAATATTTTGCAGCTGCATAACGGAATTCAGATATTGACGGCTGTAGCGGCTGCGGCTGTGCGCAAAAGTAAATATATTGAGTTGTTCCCCAGTCTTATTACCCGCTACGCCCGCTTTATGCCCAAAGATCGATTCATGCGACTCTATCGAACGCTGGAGCTTTATCCGGGTAAGGCACGCGGTGATCTGGCGGAATCAGTTGGTCGGGTGTATAACGAGAAATACCGGGATTCGTACGCAGATGTTCAATTGTAGATCTGATGTGTATGGAATCGGAACGTAAATTAGTGCAAACTCAATCCCTGTATATAGACGAACCGAGACCCGTTCACCCCTGCATGCGAACTGGAATTACGCGTGACATCATATCATTTTTATCATATAAGTTTCGACGAAAAAACACCCCATCCTTAGGTCTAGGATGAGGTGTTTTAATATTTGGAAAATGTATGGCGTTCTTCCAGATTACTGCATGGTTTTATCGTTTACCGTCCGCGACGAGAATCGCGACGGTCGCCTCTGCCCGGACCGCGTCCTGCGGAGTCCGGGCGGCGAGAACCCTCGCCGCCGCGCCCGGAGCTGCGCTTATCGGCGCTGCGGCCGCCCCAGCCGCTGCTGCGCTCATCGCCGCTGCGACCTGCACCGCGTCCGCCTTGACCTGCTGCACCGCGACTGCTGTCGCTGCTGCGCGCGGAACCACGGCCTGCGCCGCGCTCGTCGCCACTGCGGCCGCCACTACGACCACCGCTGCGTCCACCTTCTCCGCCGCGGGAACCACGACCGCCACGTCCGCCTTCGCTGCGGCCAGTGCGACCTGCACCGCGACGAGCACTGCCTGTCCCAGCAGAGCGTCCGCCCGAACGTTCATCATCTCCCTGACTGTTGATGGAACGTCGGGTTGCTCCGGTGGAAGCCACCGGTCCTTCACTTGTCCACTGAATACGGGAAAGCTTCTGATTGGTGCCTTCTTCAATACGGGCCAGTTCCGGTCTGTCATGCTGTGTTGCAAACGTCACAGCCAGTCCGGTACCACCTGCCCGACCCGTACGGCCGATCCGGTGGATATAACTTTCCGCATCATGTGGAATATCATAGTTGAATACATGTGTTACGCCTTCAACATCCAGTCCGCGTGCGGCAACATCCGTAGCAACGAGGATTTGCAGTTTCGCATCGCGGAATGCCTTCATTACATTCTCACGCTTGGATTGAGACAGATCACCATGCAGCTCATCACTGGCATAACCTGCTTCGCGCAGATCTTCATTCAGCTTGGATGCACGACGCTTCGTCCGGCAGAAAATAATTGCCAAATACGGGCGATACGTATCAATCATGCCGCGAAGCGCCTCAAGTTTGCCCCGATCCGTGCACTCCAGCACCTGCTGGCGAATCTGATTGATCGGAATCACGGATTTGGAAGATACCTTCACATCCTCCGGGTCTTTCATGTAGTTCTTCGCCAGATTGCGAATGCCTTTCGGCATCGTTGCCGAGAACAGCATCGTCTGACGTTTGTGTGGCAGTTCACGAAGAATAGTCTCCACATCATCCAGGAAGCCCATGTGCAGCATTTGGTCCGCTTCATCCAGCACCAATTTTTTCACATTATCCAGCTTCAGCGTGCCACGACGCAGGTGATCCAGGAGACGTCCCGGCGTACCAATCACGATCTGTGTACCGTTCTGAAGTTTGCGCAGCTGTTTGTCCACATCCTGTCCGCCATATACCGCGAGAACATGCAGTTTATCGTCGTTTGCAGTCAGTTTCTTCGCTTCTTCCGTAATTTGCAGCGCCAGTTCCCGCGTTGGAGCAATAATCAGCGCTTGCGGCGAGCGGTCGGATACGTTAATTTTCTGAATAATCGGCAGCAAAAAAGCCAGCGTTTTCCCTGTACCCGTCTGTGCCTCAGCAATAATATCGCGCCCACCCAGCAATACCGGAATCGAACGCTCCTGTACCGGAGTCGGCACGGCGATGCCCTGATGTTTCAGGATCTCGCACCATTCCGGGCGAATGCCCAGTTGTTCAAAGTTTGCCAATCGTTACACCTCTGTATATTCATTTAGATAAGTTCATTTCATAGAAGACCTCAATCATCTGAATTTGCATTTGAATCTGAGATCCATCCCCAATCCAAACCTAGCTTTCCTTAGTTTAACCCTGATTATGAAATGAATTTTTTAAAAAGCAATCGATCCGTTGCTCTTCTTCTCCATACCCTGTAGTTTACACGTTAGTCAAGCAAAACAAAAGGGGATCGGGCGTTACACCCTCAACTTGTAGCACTAAATTCCAAGATCAGCGTGAATTGTAGCGACCAAGTGAGCTTGTGGGTAGCTTTGAGAGGAGAGTAAGTATAGAAGCTCCCCTGAGAATGGTGACTGTCACTTATCACTAAATTTTAACGAACTCAGGACACCCTATTCCGACAATTAGAGCCGTTTGGAATTTCTAACGAACTTCAGCCACCTTAATACCCGGAAATACACGCAAAACGGCTACAGTATTGGTGAAATCGGCAAAATAAGATGTCTGAGATTCTTTAGAATAACGAAAACATGCAACAACCCCATATAAGACGTGCCAGGTTCGTTAGAATTACAACTACAACGCAGTACACATCACATCCTCTAATAAAAACAGCGGCGCCCTCTCCCGACTTAAACCCGGAAATTAGTACGCCGCTGATAAAAAATAACTTTTTATGTTGTCTAATTCGTTGCAACTAAATTACGAACTGTGCCCTTGCACCGTGGCAAATCCGCTCTTCTCAAGCAAACGGGAGCTTTCCTCGTTCAGTCCGCGCAGATGTACCGTTTTGCCCAGCTTCGCATATTTGAATTTCACTTTACCAATGGCAACAACCGCTGTGTTATCCCAAATATGTGATCCGCCAAAATCTATCGTGATTTCCTGCGGGTCAGATTCTGCATTGAACTCATCAACAAAACGGGAAGATGAACCGAAGAAGAACGGTCCGTGGACCCGGTACACCTTTCGCCCCTGATCCTCATTGGCCTGTACCCGAATCTTGGTCTGTTTCCAGCCAAAATGAAGCACACTTAGCACAACGCCAACCAGCACACCAATCGACAAATCATGGGTATAGACCACAATGGCCACCGTAACGATCATAACAATAGCTTCAGCCCGCGGTACACGTGCAATGTTCTTGATGGAACTCCAGTCAAACGTACCGATGCACACCATAAACATAACACCTACAAGTGCACCCATCGGCACCTCTTTTACCACACCACTAAGCAATAACAACAATATGGCCAGAAAAGCGCCAGCCGTAAATGTTGATAATCGACCTCGACCACCAGATTTCACATTAATAACCGACTGTCCAATCATCGCGCAGCCACCCATGCCACCAAAAAGGCCATTAACAAAGTTGGCAATACCCTGACCACGCACTTCACGGTTTTTGCTGCTCTTGGTCTCGGTCATTTCATCCACAATCGTTGCTGTAAGCAAAGATTCCAGCAAACCTACCAGAGCCATCGTGAACGAATAAGGCAGCAGAATCAGTAACGTGTTGAAGGACCAGTCGATATTCGGCAGATGAAACATCGGCAGGGTACTCGTTAGATTCCCCATATCACCTACAGTTTTGACGTCCAGATGTAACAGCGCCGTAATGATCGTCATGATTACAATGGCAATCAGTGGAGCCGGAACGCTTTTGAAAAAACGTGGCAAAATATAAACGATCGCCAGCGTACCCGCTACCATCGCATACATAATCCAGTTCGCGCCCGTGAAATGGGTAAGCTGAGCCATAAAGATAAGAATCGCCAGTGCAT includes:
- a CDS encoding tubulin-like doman-containing protein produces the protein MKPIVREHIQQLDVSLGGGIVSEKIRVDTIDNPILIIGLGGTGIDALLRLKYQINRRFKLPQDPISKKKMDKPSNVEFLAFETNEQDRAKKYKGIGLDPINEFVLLSNAEIGGLLQNRSVLEPYITDWLSPELSITDGMNGAAGVRQAGRLLLFTKINQVVQAIDKKIKTLSVGTNKKLMVFLLTGLSGGTGSGCFLDISYIVRGIIERDHGSAGIDRVNTLGYLFTPDVNLSNKSLSEHTREYIRKNGYAALKELDYWMNVDSRGERFSQKYGNILTVNSPLPPFNLCHLISATNTEGKLLENAYDYCMNVTAENITNFMASEEKQSGEEFAIHDYISNIRTNIAQMNKAYPANYDYNIIGASSAVLPIEEMTTYLAYRMFDKMSTMFSKAPNQEDTEKFARKLGIDLESVVKSFEARVPEPLPGYQNSERLSYGNVVKSQVVNMDTELEQNFLARAREEYIKAKKQLPGEIAGQFTEQIRRMFLHPEQGPFYVSRLIYTEKGFCVLKMIQSYIETLRENAFRIPRDIEAAQEQSEEKLGDAKSAFVSKEKKKNAYIEAKIHEYWLHADVERNDQMIEFYEDLYELLNQENSRIYNVFTETLNALSSIFSKNGDILTRGEEQSDHKGNKTYYWNVVSVPDIVSVVDGLLDKRDTDDLIRDFSRELLENSSQWVKENEIDIVSSISDFLTEKFGDLITRSMEDFLVIKYGQDESVEKFVERFIAGKLDDEAVPVFNLSNSTGSLHFPSWGFVSVPAQAPGILRGIRNYQNNAVGKSHFTVKESEVRNRIFWLNTRNGVPLFVYTPLKVYEESYERTILDKEGIGRHLVQTEKNNWTYLPSPIPEKSWGDVYENARVKQYNARVRTEFEQAIAYKIVTAKTIDENTSNRYAVVTTEPFDLSAKLAAYDMRLTSTTPNLGEVKRAVMELKRLQSEGLPRVSVKDIFGSINEDMAKENLVRSPQLIARVREELAKMNAISAKVAELEGILAQHQDEEQWYDRFIEALYTDTIVKKGALYVYDRDPEEDAWEPFANLMKSRNFAEYEVFGNFRGLAEKDRSTLLRKASRRDNDLTASEDITPLLTKLDDLAALFMESRDRLEYERVELANGEDIYQFYRTMSSKLNDIRRRLK
- a CDS encoding vWA domain-containing protein — protein: MLRTRKIRWLSGTLVLLAFLTLLLPQTLLPHAAAAQAQTSGIDAVLVADVSNSMNTSDRDKISNEAMKMFIDMLPVQGDKVGIVAYTDQVEREKALLEIQSDADKSSLKDFIDQLGRGPYTDISVGVAEAVNVLNHGADASHSPMIVLLADGNNDFNKTKGRTQAQSDADLAKAVKEAQDQGIPVYTIGLNADGKLNKDALADLAKQTGGKSFITDTPDDLPQILSEIFADHAKLNVVKLPSITGNGSYQEVTVNVPNDSVLEANISIMSSKQVQIELTDPSGKAVDLNSDAAKLSTSKSYSLVKLLKPQEGDWKLRVKGAPKDSIDINLLFNYDLQLVVDPIKTKSYTKGDKIDLAAKLENGGQPLQDNDLYADMKATLVVNDLDTGKSEQQPLNNTGTGFAGTFEVPDNHNYELVIRAEEDSFYRESAPITINAGGAAGSGTQPTTPAGEQDKPFPWMPVILGVIALIVVAVGIWFLLGWLKRKNRGFVGQMVVEIRDENTGDKSYPQYKKLASFRGRFHLHQLLQLDPELKETEKYVFTPSNGDRIIIRNTAGGTLEKSGRAVDASSGVELKNGDRLSIPLQQADKTILIEYLV
- a CDS encoding DEAD/DEAH box helicase, whose protein sequence is MANFEQLGIRPEWCEILKHQGIAVPTPVQERSIPVLLGGRDIIAEAQTGTGKTLAFLLPIIQKINVSDRSPQALIIAPTRELALQITEEAKKLTANDDKLHVLAVYGGQDVDKQLRKLQNGTQIVIGTPGRLLDHLRRGTLKLDNVKKLVLDEADQMLHMGFLDDVETILRELPHKRQTMLFSATMPKGIRNLAKNYMKDPEDVKVSSKSVIPINQIRQQVLECTDRGKLEALRGMIDTYRPYLAIIFCRTKRRASKLNEDLREAGYASDELHGDLSQSKRENVMKAFRDAKLQILVATDVAARGLDVEGVTHVFNYDIPHDAESYIHRIGRTGRAGGTGLAVTFATQHDRPELARIEEGTNQKLSRIQWTSEGPVASTGATRRSINSQGDDERSGGRSAGTGSARRGAGRTGRSEGGRGGRGSRGGEGGRSGGRSGGRSGDERGAGRGSARSSDSSRGAAGQGGRGAGRSGDERSSGWGGRSADKRSSGRGGEGSRRPDSAGRGPGRGDRRDSRRGR
- a CDS encoding SulP family inorganic anion transporter, with protein sequence MNTLKQQWFGNIRGDVLAGITVALALIPEAIAFSIIAGVDPMVGLYASITIAIVISIAGGRPGMISAATGAMAVLMVGLVKDYGVEYLFAATILTGIIQFILGIFKVGRFITFVPHSVLTGFVNALAILIFMAQLTHFTGANWIMYAMVAGTLAIVYILPRFFKSVPAPLIAIVIMTIITALLHLDVKTVGDMGNLTSTLPMFHLPNIDWSFNTLLILLPYSFTMALVGLLESLLTATIVDEMTETKSSKNREVRGQGIANFVNGLFGGMGGCAMIGQSVINVKSGGRGRLSTFTAGAFLAILLLLLSGVVKEVPMGALVGVMFMVCIGTFDWSSIKNIARVPRAEAIVMIVTVAIVVYTHDLSIGVLVGVVLSVLHFGWKQTKIRVQANEDQGRKVYRVHGPFFFGSSSRFVDEFNAESDPQEITIDFGGSHIWDNTAVVAIGKVKFKYAKLGKTVHLRGLNEESSRLLEKSGFATVQGHSS